From Brassica rapa cultivar Chiifu-401-42 chromosome A06, CAAS_Brap_v3.01, whole genome shotgun sequence:
TACGTGTGAGTTTCTTCTCACCGGCAAAACGGTGACGTATGGTGGACTATTACACGTGAGGAAAGTTCATATGATTCACACATATAATAAAAGAGAGTGGAAAAACAAACAGAGAGAGAAGTGTTCAAAAAACAAACAGAGAGAGTTTCTAGATGTTTCGTCTAGTAACAAATCTGCAACAGATATTTTCTCTTTCTGTCGAGCAACAGAGAGTAAATGAACACACGGAAAAGTCAAAAAAGTATTTACAGATTCCGACCAaacacaatttttttctaattttggtGACATGAAAAGCATGTCTGCGActagaaaaatatcaaaaatataaattattagttAGATGTTAAGTTATTACGAGAACTAGGAAATGTTAAATCTCCAGATCATTTGGGCATTAAAGAGAAGCAAGCCCAGTGGACTTTTTATGTCCAAACTTTTTTGGGTTCAACACAACAGTCGGTAGAATATGACCATTTCCACAGATCCATCAACCCGACCCGTTTCACACTCGTCGTGTCTGGCGACTGGCGAGGAACAAGACACGCATGACTGCTTTACGCTCTCTCTAATTTTGATTTGGGTTCTCCTCTTCATTTTCGCATTGATTCCTCTCCTAACCGAGAAAGAAGATGAGTGGGATAGAACCAGACATGGAAGATCTGTTCCAGGAGAAGAAGCGTGTCAGGAATCCTCTCGTTCCTCTCGGTTTGTCTTCCCTttcacatctctctctctctctttcgatCTCTATTTGCGAAATCGAACATTTCTTCTCGAATCCTGCTATAGAGGGTTTCTGATTTTTACATATGTCCGATCTTTGTACACAAGAACTTGTTCTCTTTGATTCATAATAAAATGGTTTCCAAATATCTCCTCTACTCCTCCTAAGCTATGAAATTGAGTTACAATTGTGGATTTTCTTTTTCACATTTGTATGATTATAGTTTTTTTCTATTGCTTTAGAGATACTCAAGTTTCACATTGTATAAAACTCTTAATTCGTAATATATGTAAAGAAATTGTTCTTGGATCTTCAAACAACTTCGTTTATGATATCAATTACTCTTTCACTTGGATCTCATCTAGCAATTCCATATTTTATCCAATTATAAAGACTTGTTCTTTCAATGTTTCGATCAAATTCATGCTTCCACTAATAGCCCCTATAGGCCGGTTTATCTATGTGGGACGTGTTTGGATGAGAAACTAGTTCGCTCTTCATaaggcttttttttttaaattattgagGGTTTCTAAAGTTTGAACATTTGTTTATTATCTTCTCCactttttgtttccttgctcaAGAAAAACTGATCATTTCTTGCGGATGATACGCATTGCAGGTGCACTTGCTACTGCGGGAGTGCTCACCGCTGGGCTGATTAGTTTCAGAAGAGGGAATTCTCAGTTGGGTCAGGTTTTGATGAGAGCTAGAGTGGTCGTCCAAGGTGCCACTGTTGCTCTAATGGTTGGAACAGCTTACTACTACGGTGATAATCCGTGGCAGAAATGAGCTGCAGCTACTTGTGAGATGGGTCAGAAGAGGTATGTGCTTCTCTTTTTGAGCGTCAGAGAAGTCTTCCGTCTTGTTAGGATTTACAACTTGCAAGGGCTACACATCAAATGAGTTTGAATAATTAAGAACCAAAAAAgttgttttgtttcttgatcAATTTGATTATATTGATTCTGAGGGAATTTTCAGAAACCCATCTTTACTCTTATTACCTAtccaaatctatattattattagtaTTTTCAGCCGACGATCTATGTGATTTATTTGCTCACTCATATGCTTGAGTTTCGACTTCTTGAAAGCTCTATTGTGAAACAATGGAACAATGAATCATCACATACTTATCTACATAGACTCTATTTTCAAGGTTTAAAACGAGTTGGGAATGAAATATTATGAATTAAAAGGCAAGGGCATAACTAATGATTTTAAGGACATTGAACTGTATGAGAATGGTGAGCCTAATAGAGTTTTGTTTTCCATAGGTCAAGTTTATTCGTAAtatccttgttttttttttctatcagcTTATTACGCTTCTTGATCCTCGAAATGCGAAACTCTTATCACAGTTATGTTTTCTAGCCATGAACAATGATTAAGAAGGTTTAGCTAATGGTCATGTCGCCAACACTTACAGAGGGACAATGGGAAGCTTTTGAAATGAAGCAGTTTTGAAACGTGTCTTGATGTGTGAAATCTCTCGTGGCTATATTTTAAAGAGACTGATCACTGAACTAAACTCAAAACTGTTTCTTCTTTTCAAACACCAAAATGTGTAGGATTACTTTGTCTGAAACCCATGGAACAGAAGCTCTTTCACCTGATCTTCATCCGCAGCAATAATAGCTCGTTTGAAATAATCCATCTTCGAGCTCTGTAATCTCTGTATTATGCTTGGTTATCTCTGCTCTTGCTCTTACCATCGTCTTCCTAGGTATCCTCTACTTAGTTTTCAATCCAAAAGTCCTCAACTTTACTCCGAACTCACATTTTCAACACCAACACATACATCTCTTACTCCTTTCCCACAGGCTCCAGCACCTCTTCTTCCTCCATGACTCTGGTCTACTCCTCGGATGCTAAAGCGCTTCCTTGCtaggaaaatgaaaaaaaatgaaagcacatatatatatatatattttttttttttgataaaaaaatgttgaaatttagtatcttttctattttatacagaaatacataaattaatattggTAACGAAAGAATTTAAGCAAAAACATTAGCTACACAACACCGGAAACTAACGGAAAACATAAATTGGTAACAAACATAAACCATGTTCAATACTCACTTATTCATATGTTCTTACTACAaactattaatatatgatatatctaacaataaaacaaatcatCCATGGATAAAATAAAACTTGCACAATGGAAAATACTAGACCCTCGTTATACATTCACGTGATACATACAAAGAGGCATAACTTTCAACGATGGACAAATCAAAACAAACTTGACGTATAGAAATCAACAAAGGAAACGCCAAACTCATGACGCAAGAGACTTTTTCAACGCGGCCGCCACAAACTTAACAACACAGAACATGCCCTAAGAGATTCATACTATTTCACGGAGTCAACGCTGATAACAGCCGGAGGTTTTCCAAAAACAACGGGAACAGAAGCGTAGCGCATAGAGAAGCTCCGATACCCTCCGAATCCAGCTTCATCGTCCTCTTCGTCCTCCCCTTCATCCTTAAAATTCAATTTATAACTCGAAGTATCGTACTTATGTCTGGCGCTGTTGTCCCAGGCGCGGCCACGGCGTTGATCGCGGTTAAACTGACGGATAAAAGTCTTCCACCGTGGCCCAGCTACGATCTCCGACCACTCTCGGATCTTCAGAATCGCACGTATCCACCACCGTGGCTCGTGATGGTGGTTGCTGTGTAAATCAGTCGTCTTCCGCTGCCACCAGGAGGAACCCACGGCGAGGCAGGAACAGCAAGGAGAGTTACCGAGAAGCGGATCCGAGGTAGTCTCTGGCTCGGGAGCTGCTCGCAAAACTTCCATACCAAAAGGGTCGTAACAGAGTTGAAAACGTTTTGGTCGTATATATAAGCCAATTACGGCATTGTCGTTAGCTGTAATAAAAAccattgtttatatatatatatattttaaaaaaatatttattttagctaGTCACAAACAGGATACTTTTCTAGCAAGTCAcatgtttataaatattttgtctaaacagataataattaatattgtgAGTTTTAGCAACTTACCCAATAAATCAAATAAACGATAAGATGATATCAACAGAGTCAAATAGAGCAAATCATACCAATCAAAGAAACAATCAGATGATGATAGTCGTTAAGAAAATAACACTTTtagttttcataattatttatcTAGTTTTCATATTTAACTTGCAAATATATCTGTGAACATAGTTTttcaaattaagaaaaaaataatccaAACCGTGTTTTCATTTCacctttttaattattaaatttaaaactacATTTCATAAAGCATAGTCAAACCGATGTTTGATAGTTCGTAGATACACAACTCTCTCCTCTCCTTAATTGTCTCCAGTATTTTACGTCATTCTTCCACTCCCACAAATGTCTCCCTTCCATAACTTCAAACACACGTAACCAAAAAATGAGCAACCTCCACCTCCACACCTCCGCACGCTTCCGCAATTTCCCGACGGCTTTCTCCCGTCGCCACCATAACAACAACGACCTCCAAAACCAACGCGGCCGATCCGTTTTCTCCGAGCTAGGTGACACAACCCTCGACCCAAGCGGTGACCTAATCACGAGATGGAACCACATCTTCCTTATAACCTGCCTCCTCGCGCTCTTCCTCGACCCTCTCTACTTTTATCTCCCTATTGTCCAAGCCGGAACGGCCTGTATGTCCATCGACATCGGTTTCGGCATCCTCGTCACCTTCTTCCGTACCCTAGCCGATTTCTCCTTCCTCATTCACATTCTCCTCAAATTTAAAACTGCTTTTGTCTCCAAATCGTCTAGAGTCTTTGGTCGCGGCGAGCTTGTCATTGACCGCCGTGAAATCGCCATCCGTTACCTTAAATCTGAGTTCATTATTGACCTCGCTGCCACGCTTCCTCTTCCTCAGGttccactcattttctttaCTTCTCTAAAGATCCGATACGTAACAATGGCAGAATCGTATTATGTGTAATCATGAAACACACAAATGTCTGCGTTATCAATTGTGGAATCATGGAATTGCATAATCTAATCAATTTGGAAAGAAAATTTAAACATGTCTTGATCAGCATGCTTGTctaatctcaaaaaaaaaaacttaaacacaaatttgtattttaaattaacCATTAAAATCCTGTGAAATTTTGAAACCATTTTGCTATTCCTCATATTACAAAATCAGAGTCTGGATTTATTGCTGATGtgctatattttttattttttttcacaGATAATGATTTGGTTTGTGATCCCAAATGCGGGAGAATTCAGATACGCAGCACATCAGAACCACACACTTTCCTTGGTCGTCCTGATACAGTACGTGCCTCGCATCCTCGTCATGCTTCCACTAAACCGTAGGATCATTAAAGCCACTGGAGTTGCAGCCAAAACAGCCTGGTCCGGTGCAGCCTACAATCTCGTGCTCTACTTACTTGTGAGCCACGTAAGTATATAATCCTTTTGTCTTCCTCCACATGAAAATTTCTTCTGTTTCACAGTTTTGGTTTCCACCTTTAGGTTCTTGGTTCGGTTTGGTACGTTTTATCGATCCAGAGACAGCACGAATGCTGGAGAAGAGAATGCATTAAGGAGATGAACGCAACGCATTCACCGTCTTGTAATCTCTTGTTTCTAGACTGTGGATCGTTGCGGGATCCAGGCAGACAAGCTTGGATGCGCATCACTCGGGTTCTCTCTAACTGCGATGCACGTAATGATGATGACCAACATTTTCAGTTTGGTATGTTTGGTGATGCCTTCACTAATGATGTCacttcttctcctttctttgaTAAATACTTCTACTGTCTTTGGTGGGG
This genomic window contains:
- the LOC103873177 gene encoding RING-H2 finger protein ATL48 codes for the protein MSGIEPDMEDLFQEKKRVRNPLVPLGALATAGVLTAGLISFRRGNSQLGQVLMRARVVVQGATVALMVGTAYYYGDNPWQK
- the LOC103873178 gene encoding uncharacterized protein LOC103873178, whose translation is MVFITANDNAVIGLYIRPKRFQLCYDPFGMEVLRAAPEPETTSDPLLGNSPCCSCLAVGSSWWQRKTTDLHSNHHHEPRWWIRAILKIREWSEIVAGPRWKTFIRQFNRDQRRGRAWDNSARHKYDTSSYKLNFKDEGEDEEDDEAGFGGYRSFSMRYASVPVVFGKPPAVISVDSVK